Proteins from a genomic interval of Mustelus asterias unplaced genomic scaffold, sMusAst1.hap1.1 HAP1_SCAFFOLD_220, whole genome shotgun sequence:
- the LOC144485786 gene encoding uncharacterized protein LOC144485786, with protein sequence MLTRQRTRNSESSFTCSVCGKKFMCSSNLLAHQLDHIIQKPLQSSDSGQSIETSEEQAQHQLLHTDERPFSCSHCGKRFSQSSRLAEHQLLHTHERPFSCSHCGESFSDSVHLTEHQQVHTKDRPFSCSQCGKRFTQSSHCTVHQQIHFQKRHFKCFKCEKTFKRRISLLRHQGTHTGERPYVCPMCGKAFTCLQHLLSHRPIHTGERGFICSVCGKAFTESSSLRRHRRIHTGEKPFSCSICGKGFAQFSSCNQHQHIHSDKRPFQCSECNKTFKRSDDLLKHKRIHTGERPFLCSVCGKGFAQSSGLLRHQRIHTGEKPFTCSVCGKGFTDSSYMLKHQRAHTATEPFTCSLCGKGFTDPSRLQRHQRVHTGAKPFNCSMCGKGFNQYYSLLKHRRLHV encoded by the coding sequence atgctgacacgacagcgaactcgcaatagtgagagttcattcacctgctccgtgtgtgggaagaaattcatgtgttcgtccaacctgctggctcaccaactcgatcacattattcagaagcctcttcaaagctctgactctgggcaaagcattgaaacctctgaggaacaggcccaacaccagctccttcacactgacgagagaccgttcagctgctcccactgcgggaagaggttcagccagtcctcccgccttgcagagcaccagctccttcacacacacgagagaccgttcagctgctctcactgtggagAGTCATTCAGCGactcagtgcatctcactgagcaccaacaagttcacaccaaggacaggccattcagctgctcccagtgtgggaagagattcactcagtcctcccactgcaccgttcaccaacagattcattttcagaagagacattttaaatgctttaaatgtgagaagaccttcaaaagaaggattagtctgctgagacaccagggcactcacactggggagaggccatacgtTTGCCCTATGTGTGGGAAAGCATTTACTTGTTTGCAGCATCTGCTGAGTCaccggcctattcacaccggggagaggggattcatttgctccgtgtgtgggaaggctttcacggagtcatccagcctccggagacaccgccgcattcacacaggggagaagccgttctcctgctccatttgtggcaaaggatttgctcagttttcctcctgcaatcaacaccaacacattcactctgataagagaccttttcaatgctcagaatgcaataagacctttaaaagaagtgatgatctgctgaaacacaaacgcattcacaccggggagaggccgttcctgtgctctgtgtgtggaaagggattcgctcagtcgtctggcctgctgagacaccaacgcattcacaccggggagaagccgttcacctgctctgtgtgtgggaagggattcactgattcatcctatatgctgaaacaccagcgagctcacactgcgacagaaccattcacctgctccctgtgtgggaagggattcactgatccatcccgcctgcagagacaccagcgagttcacactggggcaaaacctttcaactgctccatgtgtgggaagggatttaatcagtattacagcctgctgaaacatagacgacttcatgtgtga